The genomic stretch GCGCCGTCGTCGCATCCTCAATCGAATCATGCGTATCCTCCTGAATACTTTCCTTGAGTACACACCAGGCCAAGAACTTGAGATTGAGCTTCCTTTTAAAGTCTGGCTTGAACCAGAGATTCGAGGTATCTACGACCTGATTTTTAGGCACGTGGATATTGATTGTGCGGAAGTCGTTTGCGAGGGAGTGGCCGACGAAGACGCAGCCGAGGTTGAGGAGGAGCCAGAGCTTTTTGTACGCGTGCTTTAAGGAGACGGGGGCGTGCGGGGAGGTCTCGCGGCTTAGGTCTCCTGGGGAGATTCCGGACCATTCAGTTAGGTAGTCGACTACTTGTTCGGTTACGGCGATGTAGTCATCGATGAAGGGGAGACCTGCGTGTTCGCCTTGGCCGCGGCAGACGGAGACTCGGGCGAGGCCTTTGCGGTCGGGACGGATGGTTTGTCGTGTGCCGTCGGCCTTCATTTCGATTTCTTCGGCTTGGAGGCGGATGAACTCGGCGTCTATGGCGACGGGGTAGCCGGGACGTGGCGCCTCTGTTGCATGCTGGAGTAATTTGAATTTCGACTCTGGAGGCGTGGGGTTGGAGGACCACCACCGGTATAAGATGGACGTGTCCAGATTCTCCTTCCATGAGTCATCGATCTTATTGCGGGCGGTCTTCACCTGGAAGGCCAAAACCGACGGTAGCTTCCAGCTTGGTTCAAATCGCAAAGCTTCCTCTTTAGGTATCGGCCTCACCAAGAAGTCGTTGAAAAGGTGCCACCTATCTTCCGCATCCTCCTCTCGTGACGATGGTCCTGTGTTTATCGTCGCCACCAAATGTGGCTTTTGGTGCTCCCCACTATTGATATCGGCAACGATTCCAACAAGCTCATACACCATGATCTGGTGCACGCCGCGCTGCAAATGTAACTTCAAATCTTGACCTTCGAAGCAGAAGAATTGGCCCTGATCTACTATGATACCCACCTCTTGTGGTAGCCAATTCGGCATTGACCACAACAACTTCGCTTCGTGACTTTGGATTGCCGCATTGAGCATCAACACACCAGGAACCGACTGGATAGTCTTCCTTTGTACCATCTGTTGATATCGGTTGCACTTGGTGCACCAGCCCCTAGTTTGATCTTGACGCTCGACACTAGCTTTGAGAATCTGCGAAAACGTGGGGCGCGGTATCCGGGTATTTTTCATGACATGTTTTGCTGGGTATACTAGCTCATTGACAAAGTTCTTGCCCCCGCGAATTGTCTCGTTGTTGCATTGCGCGCAGCGCATACTCGCTCTGGCCTGGGTTTCCAGTACTTGATCCATTGCTGACGGTCCAGTATGACCAGGCAACATCTGTCGGAACTCTTCAGAAACCTTGTCGAGCAGAAATCGGTTCAAGTTCTGGATCATGCTCGTTAGAGCCACATTTGGCGCAAACTCCTCCAGTAGGTTCAGTGACACTGCATTGGAGAGCCCGCTGAACGTTTTTAGGAAATTGGATGCTTGACAGTTGAGACCAGCAGCCTTCTCCAGCATGTCTATCAGAAAGCCTAGTTCGCAAAGAAGACAAGACTCAAAGAGACAGGGTGAGGCAGTATGCTGCAGCGCGAGATTCCGAATCAGTGGCGTGAACCGGAAGAGTTGTAGGAGTGGGTTAGCGTAAGAATTGGTTATGTGCGTTTCCAAGCCAGAGTAGGGAGTTTGGTTATAGTATCTAGAACTGGTCAGGTCAAGAACAGGTGGCATAGTTGCAAACGTACGCAAAATCAAAGTCATCTACACCGAATTTGCTGTACTTGATCTCCACGTTTCCGTACATGGCTGGGACATCCTTCCTAGTCACATCGTCGAGGTGCAAGTCAGTCAACGTCTCCATTGTCTCTGATAGCTTGGCGTCTGGCTCGGTAAAGGACTGTGAAGATCGTGACTTTTCGCTCAAGAACTTGGGCGCCGACAGCGAGTCGCTGACTCTATCAACGTGTCGTGTCGCTTCAGCCTGATTCCTGCGCTTGGTTCTAGGATTTTTCGCAAAGAACCCAATCTCAGTTCGCGTCATGTTATTCAGTATCATGCTGTCGATTTTTGGCGGGGGAGCGCCAACTTCGAAAACGAGATGACTCGGCCAACTTGACAGAAGCTGTTCTTTGTAGTAGGGCATGCCGATAGTGTTCAGTGGCCTGATCATATTAGCGGGGCGCAAGCATTGCAATTACACCACATACTTATCCGGACTCCAGTCCATGGATACTTGGGGCGTCACATGTTGATCTGCAAATTCTGTAGGGTTACTGTATTCCGGAAAGTGTACTTTTGTTGGGGAGCCCCATAGATGAATGGTAGAGTTGGAGTCTGCTAGTgcaatagcctcaccggAAGGCGCCATCTCGAAGCCCGTCAGATAGGATTCATACAGATTCAACTGACGAAGATTTGCCGAGTCGGGATTCATAAGGTCAATAACCTGCATCTGGCCGTTTTGTGACGCGATAAAGGCCGTAGTCGACATGCGTGGATGCATGCGCACAAATGCTGCACCGGTATGGAAAGGGATAGGAGGAAGCTGCTTCAGTGTCTTCAACGAGAAGACATTTGTGAAGGGATCAAGCATGTACGCATACTGCTGCCTCGGCGACCAGCCACATGTTGCGAGGAAATCGCCCTTGGCGTCCATGTCGCTGATGCTACCTGTATGTCCTTCGAAGATTTTGATTACCGATAGCGAATTCGAGTCAATAATATGGATGCCGCCGTTCTTGGTTGCAGCGCAGAGGTATTGGCCAGCGCGTTTCATGATTGTATACTGGGCTTCAGCAGGTAGCTGTATAGCATTAGCAGTGTAGGACTGCAGCAAGCTCCAGACCTACAGTTTCTGTTACAACTCCCTTTTCAACATCTACTTTGAACATTTGCTCTTGACACCCTGCGACAAGAATCTCGCGTGTGCCCTTGGATGTGAAGTTCATGCATTTCAGATCTT from Pyrenophora tritici-repentis strain M4 chromosome 1, whole genome shotgun sequence encodes the following:
- a CDS encoding PAB-dependent poly(A)-specific ribonuclease subunit pan2; the encoded protein is MEADWDELAIVHLPPPGPHLPAVPISTFAFDTTQELLWTGNNHGRVTSLYGPHLERYTAFRGHAPPDGPVKQFLFTEKGIISISKQSVHYSHRRGLTQWHLTNPDFKDLKCMNFTSKGTREILVAGCQEQMFKVDVEKGVVTETLPAEAQYTIMKRAGQYLCAATKNGGIHIIDSNSLSVIKIFEGHTGSISDMDAKGDFLATCGWSPRQQYAYMLDPFTNVFSLKTLKQLPPIPFHTGAAFVRMHPRMSTTAFIASQNGQMQVIDLMNPDSANLRQLNLYESYLTGFEMAPSGEAIALADSNSTIHLWGSPTKVHFPEYSNPTEFADQHVTPQVSMDWSPDKPLNTIGMPYYKEQLLSSWPSHLVFEVGAPPPKIDSMILNNMTRTEIGFFAKNPRTKRRNQAEATRHVDRVSDSLSAPKFLSEKSRSSQSFTEPDAKLSETMETLTDLHLDDVTRKDVPAMYGNVEIKYSKFGVDDFDFAYYNQTPYSGLETHITNSYANPLLQLFRFTPLIRNLALQHTASPCLFESCLLCELGFLIDMLEKAAGLNCQASNFLKTFSGLSNAVSLNLLEEFAPNVALTSMIQNLNRFLLDKVSEEFRQMLPGHTGPSAMDQVLETQARASMRCAQCNNETIRGGKNFVNELVYPAKHVMKNTRIPRPTFSQILKASVERQDQTRGWCTKCNRYQQMVQRKTIQSVPGVLMLNAAIQSHEAKLLWSMPNWLPQEVGIIVDQGQFFCFEGQDLKLHLQRGVHQIMVYELVGIVADINSGEHQKPHLVATINTGPSSREEDAEDRWHLFNDFLVRPIPKEEALRFEPSWKLPSVLAFQVKTARNKIDDSWKENLDTSILYRWWSSNPTPPESKFKLLQHATEAPRPGYPVAIDAEFIRLQAEEIEMKADGTRQTIRPDRKGLARVSVCRGQGEHAGLPFIDDYIAVTEQVVDYLTEWSGISPGDLSRETSPHAPVSLKHAYKKLWLLLNLGCVFVGHSLANDFRTINIHVPKNQVVDTSNLWFKPDFKRKLNLKFLAWCVLKESIQEDTHDSIEDATTALKLWRKWQEFEDAGVLEQMLNDVYAKGW